From Primulina huaijiensis isolate GDHJ02 unplaced genomic scaffold, ASM1229523v2 scaffold39461, whole genome shotgun sequence:
NNNNNNNNNNNNNNNNNNNNNNNNNNNNNNNNNNNNNNNNNNNNNNNNNNNNNNNNNNNNNNNNNNNNNNNNNNNNNNNNNNNNNNNNNNNNNNNNNNNNNNNNNNNNNNNNNNNNNNNNNNNNNNNNNNNNNNNNNNNNNNNNNNNNNNNNNNNNNNNNNNNNNNNNNNNNNNNNNNNNNNNNNNNNNNNNNNNNNNNNNNNNNNNNNNNNNNNNNNNNNNNNNNNNNNNNNNNNNNNNNNNNNNNNNNNNNNNNNNNNNNNNNNNNNNNNNNNNNNNNNNNNNNNNNNNNNNNNNNNNNNNNNNNNNNNNNNNNNNNNNNNNNNNNNNNNNNNNNNNNNNNNNNNNNNNNNNNNNNNNNNNNNNNNNNNNNNNNNNNNNNNNNNNNNNNNNNNNNNNNNNNNNNNNNNNNNNNNNNNNNNNNNNNNNNNNNNNNNNNNNNNNNNNNNNNNNNNNNNNNNNNNNNNNNNNNNNNNNNNNNNNNNNNNNNNNNNNNNNNNNNNNNNNNNNNNNNNNNNNNNNNNNNNNNNNNNNNNNNNNNNNNNNNNNNNNNNNNNNNNNNNNNNNNNNNNNNNNNNNNNNNNNNNNNNNNNNNNNNNNNNNNNNNNNNNNNNNNNNNNNNNNNNNNNNNNNNNNNNNNNNNNNNNNNNNNNNNNNNNNNNNNNNNNNNNNNNNNNNNNNNNNNNNNNNNNNNNNNNNNNNNNNNNNNNNNNNNNNNNNNNNNNNNNNNNNNNNNNNNNNNNNNNNNNNNNNNNNNNNNNNNNNNNNNNNNNNNNNNNNNNNNNNNNNNNNNNNNNNNNNNNNNNNNNNNNNNNNNNNNNNNNNNNNNNNNNNNNNNNNNNNNNNNNNNNNNNNNNNNNNNNNNNNNNNNNNNNNNNNNNNNNNNNNNNNNNNNNNNNNNNNNNNNNNNNNNNNNNNNNNNNNNNNNNNNNNNNNNNNNNNNNNNNNNNNNNNNNNNNNNNNNNNNNNNNNNNNNNNNNNNNNNNNNNNNNNNNNNNNNNNNNNNNNNNNNNNNNNNNNNNNNNNNNNNNNNNNNNNNNNNNNNNNNNNNNNNNNNNNNNNNNNNNNNNNNNNNNNNNNNNNNNNNNNNNNNNNNNNNNNNNNNNNNNNNNNNNNNNNNNNNNNNNNNNNNNNNNNNNNNNNNNNNNNNNNNNNNNNNNNNNNNNNNNNNNNNNNNNNNNNNNNNNNNNNNNNNNNNNNNNNNNNNNNNNNNNNNNNNNNNNNNNNNNNNNataattcttcaatattaaccaattggcatgatcgattaggacatcctggttcaacaatgatgcgaagaattatagaaaatacacatggtcatccattgaaagaccagaagatctttcagaataataagtttcaatgtaaagcatgttctcttggaaaacttattataagaccatcaccagccaaaatccaaactgaatcaccaatgtttcttgaacgtattcagggtgatatttgtggaccaatccatccaccatgtggaccattcagatactttatggtattgattgatgcctccagcagatggtcacatgtatgtttattgtcaactcgaaatgttgcatttgcaagattacttgctcaaataataaaattgaggaatcaatttcccgattatacaatcaagaaaattagacttgataatgctggtgaatttacttcccagactttcaatgattattgtatgtctatgggaatcattgttgagcatcctgttgctcatgtacatactcaaaatggattggctgaatcattgattaaacgtctgcaaatgattgctagaccaatgattatgaaaacaaagctccctatttctatatggggacatgcaattttacatgctgcttcattaattcgcatcagaccaagtgcatatcataaatactccccattgcagcttgcatttggtaaagaaccagacatttctcatctgagaatttttggatgtatggtgtatgtgcctattgcaccacctcaacgaaagaaaatgggacctcaaagaaagattggaatttatattggttatgatagtccatcgatcattcgatatcttgaaccacagacaggcgacgtgttcacagcacgttttgctgattgtcattttaatgaggaaatcttcccaatgttagggggagaacagaaacataccgaaaaagaaattacatggtatgtatcatcattgttacatctggatccaagaacaaaacaatgtgaaaaagatgtacagcaaattgtgcacttgcaaagaatagcaaatcaaataccagatgcatttgcagacacaaaaggggtaactaaatcatatatacatgctgcaaatgcccctgctcgaattgaaattccgaagaaacaaattgaagatagtcatgatgtcattaaacgcctgaagcgtggaaggccagttggttccaaggataaaaatcctcgaaaaagaaaattcatagagaaacacaatgatcacaaaatagagaatgatgttcctgaagaaacacataatgatcacaaaatagagaatgatgttcctgaagaaacacatgatgatgaaaatgttttgtcagaaccacaaactgacgagaatcatgaaatctctatcaattatattaatactggaaaaatatggaaccgaaaagatatagaagaaattgatgatatattttcttataatgtggcaatcgacatcataaatgataatgaagatcatgaaccaaaatcttttggtgaatgtaaaaatcggcaggattggataaaatggaaagatgccatccaggttgaattggattcgctaaataaacgtaatgtttttggacctatagtccttacacctgaaggtgtaaaacctgttggatacaaatgggtttttattcgaaagcgaaatgagaaaaatgaaatagtaagatataaagctcgacttgttgcacaaggtttttctcaaaggcctggaattgattatgaagaaacgtattctcctgtgatggatgcaattacgtttcggtatttgattagcttggcagtatctgaaaatttagaaatgcgtcttatggatgttgttacagcctacttatatggatcacttgatagtaatatatatatgaaaatccctgaaggatttaagatgcctgaagcacaaagttcaaaacccagagaatgttattctgtgaaattactaagatcattatatgggttgaagcaatccggcagaatgtggtataataggctaagtgatcacttgatgaaaaagggatatgtaaataattcaatatgcccttgtgttttcattaagaaaacaacatccggatgcgtaattattgctgtatatgttgatgatttaaacatcattggaacaaataaggaaattcaagaagttgtgtcatacttgaaagaagaatttgaaatgaaggatcttggaaaaaccaagtattgtctgggtttacaaattgaacaaaaagaatgtggaatatttgttcaccagacaaattatacagaaaagatccttaaacgttttaatatggacaaatcaaatcctttaagtactccaatggttgttagatcattaaacatagaaaaggatccattccgtccatgtgaagatgatgaagatattcttggtccagaagtaccatatctaagtgctatcggtgcccttatgtatcttacaaattgtacaaggcctgatatatcttttgccgtaaatttattggcaagatttagcacatatccaacaaagagacattggaacggaattaaacatatattccgttatctacgaggaacgacagacttgggacttttgtattcaaaagatgctaatccaagtataattggttatgccgatgctggatacttatctgatccacacaaagcacgttctcaaactggatatgtatttactcgtggaggcactgcaatttcttggcgttcacagaaacaaacacttgtaacaacttcatcaaatcatgccgagattattgcactacatgaagcaagccgtgaatgtgtgtggttaaaatcaatgactcaacatatccaaatctcatgcggattatcattcgacgagaagcctgtgatactatatgaagataatgctgcatgtgttgctcaaatgaaagaaggatacataaaaagcgacagaactaaacatattcctcctgagttcttcgcattcaccaaagagattgagaagaataaatgtattgatgttcgtcacattcaatcaagtgaaaactcatcagatctcttcacaaaggcacttcctacgacaataatCAGAAAggacatatataatattgggatgcgcaatctacgaaatttgtgaagaattgttcgtgtcaacatgagggggagtttacgtgactgcactctttttcccttattatggtttttatcccaatgggtttttcctagtaaggttttaacgaggcagtataaaaacacgtaatgaagacaatcattatgaccatcatcacaagggagagtgttgaaaaataatatttaaaatgtgtgtactgaatatttgaatgttgaaaattaggtgttgaatattgaaatttgtgtgtgatgatgaaggtaatgatgtaatttatttttggattatttgtaaaaattttctataaatagatctctcatttgtgaagaaaatcacaattgagttgagagaaaaatattataaagtgtgtagtgtgataattttgagagtttgagatttttactttttaNNNNNNNNNNNNNNNNNNNNNNNNNNNNNNNNNNNNNNNNNNNNNNNNNNNNNNNNNNNNNNNNNNNNNNNNNNNNNNNNNNNNNNNNNNNNNNNNNNNNNNNNNNNNNNNNNNNNNNNNNNNNNNNNNNNNNNNNNNNNNNNNNNNNNNNNNNNNNNNNNNNNNNNNNNNNNNNNNNNNNNNNNNNNNNNNNNNNNNNNNNNNNNNNNNNNNNNNNNNNNNNNNNNNNNNNNNNNNNNNNNNNNNNNNNNNNNNNNNNNNNNNNNNNNNNNNNNNNNNNNNNNNNNNNNNNNNNNNNNNNNNNNNNNNNNNNNNNNNNNNNNNNNNNNNNNNNNNNNNNNNNNNNNNNNNNNNNNNNNNNNNNNNNNNNNNNNNNNNNNNNNNNNNNNNNNNNNNNNNNNNNNNNNNNNNNNNNNNNNNNNNNNNNNNNNNNNNNNNNNNNNNNNNNNNNNNNNNNNNNNNNNNNNNNNNNNNNNNNNNNNNNNNNNNNNNNNNNNNNNNNNNNNNNNNNNNNNNNNNNNNNNNNNNNNNNNNNNNNNNNNNNNNNNNNNNNNNNNNNNNNNNNNNNNNNNNNNNNNNNNNNNNNNNNNNNNNNNNNNNNNNNNNNNNNNNNNNNNNNNNNNNNNNNNNNNNNNNNNNNNNNNNNNNNNNNNNNNNNNNNNNNNNNNNNNNNNNNNNNNNNNNNNNNNNNNNNNNNNNNNNNNNNNNNNNNNNNNNNNNNNNNNNNNNNNNNNNNNNNNNNNNNNNNNNNNNNNNNNNNNNNNNNNNNNNNNNNNNNNNNNNNNNNNNNNNNNNNNNNNNNNNNNNNNNNNNNNNNNNNNNNNNNNNNNNNNNNNNNNNNNNNNNNNNNNNNNNNNNNNNNNNNNNNNNNNNNNNNNNNNNNNNNNNNNNNNNNNNNNNNNNNNNNNNNNNNNNNNNNNNNNNNNNNNNNNNNNNNNNNNNNNNNNNNNNNNNNNNNNNNNNNNNNNNNNNNNNNNNNNNNNNNNNNNNNNNNNNNNNNNNNNNNNNNNNNNNNNNNNNNNNNNNNNNNNNNNNNNNNNNNNNNNNNNNNNNNNNNNNNNNNNNNNNNNNNNNNNNNNNNNNNNNNNNNNNNNNNNNNNNNNNNNNNNNNNNNNNNNNNNNNNNNNNNNNNNNNNNNNNNNNNNNNNNNNNNNNNNNNNNNNNNNNNNNNNNNNNNNNNNNNNNNNNNNNNNNNNNNNNNNNNNNNNNNNNNNNNNNNNNNNNNNNNNNNNNNNNNNNNNNNNNNNNNNNNNNNNNNNNNNNNNNNNNNNNNNNNNNNNNNNNNNNNNNNNNNNNNNNNNNNNNNNNNNNNNNNNNNNNNNNNNNNNNNNNNNNNNNNNNNNNNNNNNNNNNNNNNNNNNNNNNNNNNNNNNNNNNNNNNNNNNNNNNNNNNNNNNNNNNNNNNNNNNNNNNNNNNNNNNNNNNNNNNNNNNNNNNNNNNNNNNNNNNNNNNNNNNNNNNNNNNNNNNNNNNNNNNNNNNNNNNNNNNNNNNNNNNNNNNNNNNNNNNNNNNNNNNNNNNNNNNNNNNNNNNNNNNNNNNNNNNNNNNaaaaaaaaaaaaaaaaaaagaaaaccgGCTATGAGGAATCGGAAAAATAACATGAAcagtaaattattttaaaattttaagattttgtagtatatataaacatattaaattatgtaattaaactattttatttatataaactaaatttaacaacttatttttattttgtagtaTATATAAACCGGAATGTAAGAAAACGTACTGCAATAGCAATTGAGCAGCAGTGACACACTTTGAACGCGTTTCCAAACGCTGCAGACATTTTCTCTGCAATTTCTTCTTTTTACTTGGTCTGTAGGAGGATCTAATCTTCTCCGAGGTATGATTTCTGACAAgttcatttgatttttttcttaaagtttgtgttttttttggTAAAGAAAGCGGATCTGTTTTTTTTTCAACAGGAAAAAGCTCATGGCTTCAAAGCGGATCTTGAAGGAGCTCAAGGATCTTCAGAAGGATCCTCCTACGTCTTGCAGTGCTGGTATAATTACCCTAAAGAAAAAGTTTCgattttgatttgtttatgaACTTGGTTTTTGGGACAACAATATTTTATGAGTTTTGTTACTTGAAGCTCCATGAGTCTGacctctttttttatttttataagaatTGTAAGTTTTTTCCCTGAATGGGTGGGATAATTCGGTGTTGCGCTTGTAAAAAATGGATATTCATGTTCACTGTGTTttgctttaatattttcttgttgAATTTAGTACGTGACTGATTTTGCTAAAGGCTTTGATCTTATTTTCCTCGAGGGTTTGCTGCAAGTGTCTTGATTTAGAAAGTTTTGTTCCTATGGTTATGCAACATAACGAAGCTTGAAAAGGTCAAAAAGACTTGTAAAAGATTAATTTATTCTATTAGGCTCGTGTTTTTTTATTATGGATTGGAACTTTGGGTGATTGACAAGTTGTCCAGCCAATTGAGAAAGAATCTTCAGGAAAATGTATCTGAAACTGATGCATTGAGTAGATTTATGAACTtgcattttatatatatgtctCTTAGGAACGCTGATTAACGAGTATTTTAAAGGTTTTGAAGTGATTAGTTGCTTTCTAGAATTGGCCAGTTATATCGAGCTTTGTGAGTTATTCTTGAATTGGCTTTTATGTTAGTGTTTTTTGACTTTTACTTGAAGTTCGCAAACTACCATAGTGAGAATGTTGAATGACTTGCATGCTGAAGAACATTAGTGAGAATGTTGAATGACTTGCATGCTGAAGAACATAAAAAGTCCACATTTTGTTCTGTTTAATTTTTGCCTTCCACTTTGTATGTATCTCAGGTCCTGTGGCTGAGGACATGTTTCACTGGCAAGCTACAATCATGGGTCCTCCAGATAGTCCATATGCTGGCGGAGTTTTCCTAGTTACCATTCATTTTCCTCCCGATTACCCTTTCAAGCCACCTAAGGTTTTTGCCCGACTAATTCTCTCTCTACTTTCGGTCTCTCATTTTCCACTTTTGAGGGTTATTTTAGTTGTGCATTCGAGTTAGGGTTGGATTCAGGAATTTGAGAGAGGGACGAGATGAGGGGTGAGGTGGGCCGACTGAAGGTATTTTTGGAGGCAAAATGTTTTTGCGGTATTTTAGAAGCACAAAGTTTGATAATAGAGTTCATTCCCCTGTGAGCTACCCCACTAGATCTGCCCCTTGATTCCATTGATATTTGCTCCTGTAACATGCCATCATCTCGTTCAACAAGCCATTTCGTTCCGAACTTTTGCTGGAAGctttttgaataaattttcatttCCTGTGTGTTCATCATATTTTCGCAGGTTGCTTTCAGGACAAAAGTTTTCCACCCAAATATAAACAGCAACGGAAGCATATGCCTTGACATATTGAAGGAGCAGTGGAGCCCTGCCCTTACTATTTCCAAGGTTCATTTTGCTTGTATCTATAACCTACTCTACCAATTATATTTGATCAATCAACTTTTACCCATAATAACATACGCTCCGAATGAACTCACCTTTTCTTATAGTAGTTTCAATGATTTGTTACCAATCTTAGGTGTTGCTTTCTATCTGTTCTTTGTTGACCGACCCAAACCCCGATGATCCTTTGGTGCCTGAGATTGCTCATATGTACAAGATAGACCGGAGCAAGTATGAGACCACTGCAAGGATCTGGACTCAGAAATATGCTATGGGGTAACAACTATGAACTATGTTTCAGTTTGTACGAGGTGATGGCCTTGATTTGGGTGAAATAGCAGTCCAAAAAGACATTCTAGTATTTTGTGTTTAATTCATCTTTGAACTCCTATGTATGTCGTTTGTTCATTTTATTCTTGTCTCAAACATTTTGTTGGCATGTTAGAAATTATTCATTACTATTCATATTTGGCAAGAAAATTTCTCGAATTGCTATATGGAGTGGATCCTGATTCCTGACATTATATTATACTTAACTTGCTCAATACATCACGTACATGTATTGGATCATTCATTATTATTACTAAAACTATATAGAAAGAAACAAGATTAAACTCCAAGAACCCGAAtgcaaaatatttgcaataaacCCTTCTGACTCCCTGTCGTGGACTTCATTCCTTAAATATCATACAACATACCAACTTGCAAGAAATTTTCGGGAGGAATTCTGAGTGATGTGACTGCCGATACGCTGTTCTTCTGCAAGAATCTATAGAGGTAATTTATGGTCCAACGGCTCAGCCAACCATTGCTTTCTTTAGATTTGAGAATCGTTCTTCCCGTGACAAAGACGACCCCTTTCTCGAGTGCAGAATCGAGTTTCTTAGCTTCTTCTGGACTTTCAGATATCTCTTTGAGCTTCTCCACTATCAATCCAACAGCATTTCCTGCTAAACTTTGTTCGTCTTTATAGCCGAACTGAATCAAACATCGGTAAACTCCATCGAACCCCACTTTCCCTACCTCAAACCGCTCTTCCGGTAGCACAGTCTTGATCGGTAGAGTTCTAATGGTTACAATGATGGTGATTTCCCGAAGAGAATTCGTGTTGTGAATATAGTGTCTGATAATTGGTGGGATCCCGTTTACAAGATCAGCACAGAACAAACATATACCGGAAGGATGGTGAAGGTCACTTTCGTATAAGATTCTGTGGAGTTCTTCAAATCCGAGCTTTCTTTCCGaatcatattttgttttcttgctTCTGCCACTGGTCCAAGATAACATGATGATCATAAAGAAAGAGGCGATTGCGAATGGAACCCATCCCCCTAGTGGGATTTTGTTTACCATTGCTGATAAGAAGCAGCATTCGACGAAAAGAAACGGGAGAAAAAACGCCAAGATTAGGAAAAAATTTGTGTCCCAAATGACCAACATCACCAGTGTCACCAAGCATGTTGTTATAAGCATCACACATATGATTGCAACGCCTGCACAGCAGAAAGCAGACGAATAAAAAAAACTCCGGAAATCTTGAATCAGATGAATCATAATATGAACGAAAGATAGTAGAGATAGAGAATTTGTTTTACCATACGCATTGCCTATTTCAACACCTTGTTTGAATCCCAAAACAAGAGCAATACAAAGAACCCCAATAATGAAATTGACTTCTGGAGAATAGACTTGACCCTCGTGCTTCGAGGATGTATGGAGCATGTTAACTCGAGGAAAGCATCCGAGAGCAAGAGATTGCTTGACGATAGAAAATGTTGCAGAAATCATAGATTGGCTGGCGACAACAGCAGATGTGGTGGCGATCACGAACATCGGCCAGTACACCGGGGTGGGAATGGAGCTATAATATGCGGTGCTCAATTTTTCTGGGTTCTGGACCAAGTAAGCCGCTTCTCCAGCATAGCACAACACCAACGAGGGATAAACAAACGTAGAGAAAGCCAACTGCATGAAAAATCGTTACTTTCTTTACTCAGAAATTTAGCAATAATAATCCCAAGCTTAAATTTCAAACCCGAAAGTATAATGAATGTATTAGGTGGGAAAGCGTTGCGATCATATAAGTCGCTCCATCATGAGTTGTAGAACTTATGTGCATTGATCAGTGCTATTTGCTTGTTTTCATTCTAACCTGAATCGATCTTTTGTTGAAGTGGCCTAAATCAGCGAACATTGCTTCAGCTCCAGACGTGCACAGAAAGGCTGCACCGAGTAGCTCCCAGCCGGTTCGGCCTCGTTTTTGAAAGAACTTGATAATGTAATAAGGGAAAATTCCCTTTAGGATTGAGGGATGGAACTTGATAATgttgtagagtccaattgcaGCATTTGTAGCAAACCACAAGAACATTATTGGAGAGAAAGAGCAGCTAACTTTACTTGTTCCAAATTTTTGGAAATAGAACAAAATTAAGAGAAGAATAACTGCCATAAGAACAACGTAATCTGACAAGGAAAAAATGTAACAAATATTAGGATTTGTACCATTATCATGGTATTGTTAAATGTGAGTAAACTCATTATATATCTTACTGGTTGTAATCTTTGGGGAAAGTGTCTGAATTCCTGAAAGAGCAGAAAGAACTGCAGCAAAAGGAGAAAAACACATTCAAGTTGGAAATGGGAGAAGGAAAAAGACcgaataaataaatgttaaagcTGTTGATTCTATAGGGCAAGTTTCTAAGAAATCTCGAGTTTATTGAAGGCGGTTTAGCGATAGTTCTACGTTTTAACAGATACCAACACAACTATATTCTGCTTTAGATCTTACACTTCTTATTGGTAAACTTTGTAAGATAGAAACATGATCCTATTTCTgtccatttttagaaaaaccaATAAGATTCAAACATGTACGATCAAAAATTTCCGTTACGATTTTCTTATATGCATACCACTAGTTGCTGGTGTAAGAGCTCCATCTCCAATGACCATGCAAGTCCCAAGAAGCACAAAAAATGTTATAAGAAACTGAGCTTTGTTACTTTTCTCCATAAAAGCCTTGCTCTTATTCTTTATAACGCTCCCTTGTTGGTAATACATCAAATTTGTATCAGATGGGAGCCTTGTATCCTGAATCGTGAGGTTGTCTCGGAACTTTATATGGCGACATAGGTACGAATACAAGGCGAAAGTACCGCCTTCTCCGTTATCATCAGCACGAAGGACGATGAATACGTATTTGATCA
This genomic window contains:
- the LOC140969022 gene encoding ubiquitin-conjugating enzyme E2-17 kDa-like, producing the protein MASKRILKELKDLQKDPPTSCSAGPVAEDMFHWQATIMGPPDSPYAGGVFLVTIHFPPDYPFKPPKVAFRTKVFHPNINSNGSICLDILKEQWSPALTISKVLLSICSLLTDPNPDDPLVPEIAHMYKIDRSKYETTARIWTQKYAMG
- the LOC140969019 gene encoding potassium transporter 26-like, which codes for EYGAIKTFLLAYQTLGIVYGDLGTSPLYVFPSSLLDNPTREDFLGIFSIIFWTLTVIPLIKYVFIVLRADDNGEGGTFALYSYLCRHIKFRDNLTIQDTRLPSDTNLMYYQQGSVIKNKSKAFMEKSNKAQFLITFFVLLGTCMVIGDGALTPATSVLSALSGIQTLSPKITTNYVVLMAVILLLILFYFQKFGTSKVSCSFSPIMFLWFATNAAIGLYNIIKFHPSILKGIFPYYIIKFFQKRGRTGWELLGAAFLCTSGAEAMFADLGHFNKRSIQLAFSTFVYPSLVLCYAGEAAYLVQNPEKLSTAYYSSIPTPVYWPMFVIATTSAVVASQSMISATFSIVKQSLALGCFPRVNMLHTSSKHEGQVYSPEVNFIIGVLCIALVLGFKQGVEIGNAYGVAIICVMLITTCLVTLVMLVIWDTNFFLILAFFLPFLFVECCFLSAMVNKIPLGGWVPFAIASFFMIIMLSWTSGRSKKTKYDSERKLGFEELHRILYESDLHHPSGICLFCADLVNGIPPIIRHYIHNTNSLREITIIVTIRTLPIKTVLPEERFEVGKVGFDGVYRCLIQFGYKDEQSLAGNAVGLIVEKLKEISESPEEAKKLDSALEKGVVFVTGRTILKSKESNGWLSRWTINYLYRFLQKNSVSAVTSLRIPPENFLQVGMLYDI